In Pseudomonadota bacterium, the genomic stretch AGCCCCCTCAGGTGTGAGCAGGCGAGAAGAACCGAACCGGCGAGACGGCGTATCGGCGCCTGTCCACCAAGACGCTTGCTGTGAAGGTGGGAAACGGTGATGAAGGCAGTGAATAGTGAATGGTGCGGAGAGTGAAAAAGGCAGTGAATAGTAGATAGTAGATAGTGAATAGTTAAAAAGGCAGAAAAGATGAAATGCTGTGAATGGTGAATGGTGGATAGTGGAAACCCGTAAAGCGTGACTCGTGAAGCGGGGATACTGGATACCGATGAAGGCGGTGAATTGTGAGTATGAGCGGAGAAAAACGTCTTGCCGTCACCTTCCTCGTAACAGTTTTTATCCTGGCAGGAGAGGTGGTTGGCGGCTATTTAAGTAACAGTCTGGCCCTTTTAAGCGATGCCGGACACATGGTTACCGATGCCCTGGCCATAGCCCTGGGCCTTGTAGCTGCCCGTATCAGCAAAAAACCATCGGACAGGAACGCCACCTTCGGATATCAGCGGGTCGGCCTCCTGGCGGCGCTCATCAACGGACTGAGTTTGCTTGTCATCGCCATCTTTATCTTCTACGAATCTTATGAACGCTTGTTCTCCCCACCACAAATCGATATCCCCGTTATGCTCGGCATCGCTGTCCTTGGCCTTGCGGGAAACATCGTTATGGCATTTATCCTCGGTCACAGCCATGAAGACCTCAACCTCAAAAGTGTATGGCTCCACGTCCTCGGCGACACCCTCTCTTCGGTAGGGGTGATCATATCAGGCATTATTATCTATTTCACCGGCTGGACCTATGCAGACCCCATCGCAAGCGTCCTTATCGGAGGCATTATCATATGGGGTGGTGTGCGGCTGGTGCGTGATACAATCTCTATTTTTCTTAACTTAACCCCCAAAGGCTTCAATGTGGAGATGCTGGCACAAAAAATTACCGACATGCCGGACGTAGTAGATATCCACGATGTCCATCTCTGGCCTTTAGCGCATAATCATGTTGCCTTCTCAGCCCACGTGCTGGTAGACGACAAGACCCTGAGTGAGGTTGAAACAACAAAAAAGAACATCGAAGAGATGTTGAAAGAAAACGGGATAGATCACAGCACGCTGCAGATCGAGTGCAGGTGTGTGACCTGCGACAACAACCTTTACTGCCAGTCGAAACCTGACGAGCCTGGTGAGATGCACAACCACTAATCCGGAGACACGAGAGGATGCTATTGACAGTGTTTTTGTTTGTTGGTATATTTGCCAACAAACAAAAGAGGTATCACGCCAGTGCGTCGCGATGAGCGGTCAGATGTTTCTTCGACGTTATCATACAAAGGAGGACAATGATGGATAAAACAAAAGTTCTGTTCGTATGTGTTCAT encodes the following:
- a CDS encoding cation diffusion facilitator family transporter, giving the protein MSGEKRLAVTFLVTVFILAGEVVGGYLSNSLALLSDAGHMVTDALAIALGLVAARISKKPSDRNATFGYQRVGLLAALINGLSLLVIAIFIFYESYERLFSPPQIDIPVMLGIAVLGLAGNIVMAFILGHSHEDLNLKSVWLHVLGDTLSSVGVIISGIIIYFTGWTYADPIASVLIGGIIIWGGVRLVRDTISIFLNLTPKGFNVEMLAQKITDMPDVVDIHDVHLWPLAHNHVAFSAHVLVDDKTLSEVETTKKNIEEMLKENGIDHSTLQIECRCVTCDNNLYCQSKPDEPGEMHNH